The Tardibacter chloracetimidivorans region ATCGACCTTAAGGGCGTTTTCTTCGGGATGAAGCTTGTCCTGCCGATCATGGAGGCGGCCGGACGGGGATCGATCGTCAACATCGCTTCTGCGGCAGGACTGATCGCAGTCCCGACGCTCGCGATTTATACGGGGGCGAAGTCCGGAGTGATCGGGCTCACCAGGGCGGCCGCTTGGGAGTATGGCGGCGCCAATGTGCGGGTGAACGCGATTTGCCCGGGAGGCGTGCTGACGCCGCTAAACCGGCAGTTTCACGAACAGCAGGATGCTGGAGCATCTAATAACGAGTGGATCAAGAAGCACGCGCTCGGCCGGCTTGCCGAACCGAGCGAGATCGCTTCGGTCGCAGCCTTCCTGGCCAGCGACGACGCATCCTTCATCACCGGCGTGGCGCTGCCCGTCGACGGCGGAATGACCGCGGAATAGGATGGGACGTCAATGACAACCTCTCACCCCAATTTCGCTGGCAAGCGGGTGCTCGTAACGGGCGCCAGCCGCGGCGTCGGAGCCGCGACTGCAAAGGCATTTGCCAGGCTCGGCGCCACAGCCATTCTGACAGCGCGCAGCGCCGACAAGCTCGAGGCGATCGCCGAAGAGATACGGTCGGAAGGAGGCTGTGCGGAAGTGCGTCCAGCCGATTTGTCCACCCGCGAGGCTTGTCGCAGCCTTGCCTTAGCCTGCGGCGAGGTGGACGTACTGATCAACAACGCATCAGAGACCTCTTCCACCTTCCAGAGTGTGCTGAAGCGCGACGATGCGTTCTGGGATCTGAGCCAGGCATTGTGCTTCTTGGCGCCGCTGACGCTGATGCAGGAACTTGTCCCCGGCATGATCGAACGGGGTCAGGGAGTGGTTCTCAATATATCGAGCATGGCCGCGCAACAACCCGTTCCGTATCGCGCGCCCTACTCCATCTACAAGGGCGCCCTCGAGACACTGTCAAAGGTGGCCGGTCTCGAGCTTGCGGCACAGAGAACCGGTGTTCGCGTGAATGCCGTAGCGCTGGGTGCGACGGACACGGAAGCGCTCGCTGAATCGTGTGGCCCCGATCTGGATGTCCGTGCCGTGGTCGAGAAAACCTCCCCGCTGGGCCGCGCCATCGCGGTCGAAGAGGTGGCGGACTTCTGCGTGTACCTCGCGTCCGATTCCGCAGCACCGATACTGGGCACTGTTTTGAACATTGACGGGGGCATGACGGCGGGAAGTTACAGCTTCGTTGGCAGCTACGGCTCCGCGGACGCCGGCGCAAACTAGATGAATGCGTTCTACCGACCCTTTTGAACAGTGGTCGGCGATCAGGAAGGAGCATGACGCGATGGGCGAGAAGTTGGGTGTAGGTATCGTCGGACTGACACCGGGGCGAAGCTGGTCGGCGTTCGCCCATGTTCCCGCGCTACAGGCATTGTCTGACACATTCTCGTTCAACGCCGTCGCGAATTCCAGCGCCGAGAGTGCTAAACGAGCGGCAGCCGAACTCGGCTCGCTTCAAGCCTATGGAAGCGTGGGCGAGATGGCGACTGCAGACGACATCGACATCGTATCCGTCACGGTGAAGGTGCCACACCATCTCGCGCTCGCACGTCAAGCAATCGATGCTGGAAAGCACATCTATTGCGAATGGCCCCTCGGCAATGGCCTTGCCGAGGCGCGTGAACTGGCGGATTTGGCGAAAAATCGGTCGATCGTAGCCGTGGCGGGCCTCCAGGCAACGGCGGCGCCTGCTATCCGGTATGCGGCCGACCTCATTGCGGAGGGTTATGTAGGCGATGTCATCTCCAGCACGCTTGTCGGCGACGGCGGTAGCTGGGGACCCGAAACGTCGAATGCCTACGATTATATTCTTGATCGAGCCAACGGCGCCACGATGCTGACAATCCCGCTAGGTCATACACTCGCTGGGGTAGTGGAGATGCTTGGCCCGATCGCGGACGTTCTGGCGACAGTGACGACCCGCTTTCCCCTGGTGAAAGTCGTCGAGACCGGCGAGATGAAGCCGATGACGGCTCCTGACCAGATCATTGTCAGCGCGACCCTCGAATCCGGCGCACCGCTCGCGATACATTATCGGGGCGGCGTCAGCCGGAGTACCGGCCTGCTATGGGAGATCCTTGGCACGAAGGGCGATCTTCGGATCACCGGAAGCCAAGGCCATGCCCAGATGGTCGACCTCGCACTGAGCGGCGCCCAGGGTGAAGGATCGGCCGTAGCGCCGCTCGATATCCCCGAGCGCTACCTGGACAATCTGCCGAGCGCGGCTGTCCCTGGAAACGTTGCCCGCATGTATGCAGACATGGCACTCGACATCCGGAGCGGTACGCAGCGTGCACCAAGCTTCGAAGACGCAGTCGGCATTCACCAGATCATCGACGCAATTGAAGCGTCGGCGGCAAGCGGTGTCCGCGTACGACCGGATTCGAGGTGAGCTCAAGCAAGACGGTCACGGCGCGAACAGAAAGAGATACCATGGAACTTAGCTTGGCGGAGCGGGATGACCGGATAAGGCAGTCGTTTCAACAGGAGGTTGAGAGCAGCTTCGTCGCCCGAAATATTGGCGAACTGCCGCATTCCTATGACACGATCTCAACCGATTGGCTGACATCGATCCTCTGTCGGAACACGAACGGTGCGGTGGTCGCCGATTATTCGCTCGGAGCACCCGATGACGGTACATCGAACCGTCGACGGATATTTTTGAGGTACAACGCAGCCGGGCAAGCCGCGGGCCTGCCGTCCACCGTTTTTTGCAAATCTTCGCAAAAACTCGTTCACCGCCTCCAACATGCCAACATCGGGCTAGTGATTGGCGAAGTGGCGTTTTATTCGCGCTATCGCCCAATGTTCGACATCGAAGCGCCAAATCCGATTTTCGCGGCGTATGACCCCGTAAGCTATAATTCCATAATCATGCTGGAAGATCTTGACGAACGAGGCGCCGGTTTTTGCAACCATGAAACTCCGATAACCCGTGGTCGTATCGAGAACCAGTTG contains the following coding sequences:
- a CDS encoding SDR family NAD(P)-dependent oxidoreductase, producing the protein MKRLEGRVAIVTGAAQGIGQAIAQRFLEEGAFVMCADHQSTVHDSVAAYGDRARSTVVDVTNEAGMRAMVEATQEQWGGRVDILCNNAGISGRRLKLGDATEADFDEVTDIDLKGVFFGMKLVLPIMEAAGRGSIVNIASAAGLIAVPTLAIYTGAKSGVIGLTRAAAWEYGGANVRVNAICPGGVLTPLNRQFHEQQDAGASNNEWIKKHALGRLAEPSEIASVAAFLASDDASFITGVALPVDGGMTAE
- a CDS encoding SDR family NAD(P)-dependent oxidoreductase is translated as MTTSHPNFAGKRVLVTGASRGVGAATAKAFARLGATAILTARSADKLEAIAEEIRSEGGCAEVRPADLSTREACRSLALACGEVDVLINNASETSSTFQSVLKRDDAFWDLSQALCFLAPLTLMQELVPGMIERGQGVVLNISSMAAQQPVPYRAPYSIYKGALETLSKVAGLELAAQRTGVRVNAVALGATDTEALAESCGPDLDVRAVVEKTSPLGRAIAVEEVADFCVYLASDSAAPILGTVLNIDGGMTAGSYSFVGSYGSADAGAN
- a CDS encoding Gfo/Idh/MocA family protein, which produces MGEKLGVGIVGLTPGRSWSAFAHVPALQALSDTFSFNAVANSSAESAKRAAAELGSLQAYGSVGEMATADDIDIVSVTVKVPHHLALARQAIDAGKHIYCEWPLGNGLAEARELADLAKNRSIVAVAGLQATAAPAIRYAADLIAEGYVGDVISSTLVGDGGSWGPETSNAYDYILDRANGATMLTIPLGHTLAGVVEMLGPIADVLATVTTRFPLVKVVETGEMKPMTAPDQIIVSATLESGAPLAIHYRGGVSRSTGLLWEILGTKGDLRITGSQGHAQMVDLALSGAQGEGSAVAPLDIPERYLDNLPSAAVPGNVARMYADMALDIRSGTQRAPSFEDAVGIHQIIDAIEASAASGVRVRPDSR